The sequence CGACCAGCTCGGCGTGGGAAGAGCACGACCCGTACCTCTTGGCCGACAAGCTCAAGGGTGTCAGCCTGTACATCTCCAGCGGCAGCGGAACCACCGGCCCGTACGACCAGCCGTCGGGTATTCCGGGCGTGAGCACCAATTACGCGGGCATGGGTCTGGAGATTCTTTCGCGCCTCACCTCGCAGACGTTCGCCACCAAGCTCAACAAGCTGGGTATTCCCGCGCAGGTCAATTACCGCCCGTCCGGGACACACTCGTGGCCGTACTGGCAGTTCGAGCTGCACCAGCTGTGGCCGCAGCTCGCCGCCGCCGTGGGCATCGAGGCAGACAAGCCGGTGTGCGGCACGGGTGGCTCCATTGCCGGGGTCGCGGCGGCCAGCCCGTGGATCGGGGACTGCCTCACACCCGAGTACAGCCTCGCGGGCGGCACGGTGCAGGACTTCCGCTTCGGCAGGATCTTCGCCAAGTCCGACACGGGCACCCATCCGGTTGCCGGGGTCATCGGCGGCGCCTACCAGGCGGCAGGCGGTCCGGCAGGGCCACTCGGCTACCCGACCACACCCGAGCTGGGCACACCGGACGGTCGCGGTCGTTTCAATCACTTCGAGCACGGGTCCATCTACTGGACACCGCAAACCGGTGCGCATGCCATCCGCGGGGCCATTCTCGCGGAGTGGGCACGCCAGGGCTGGGAAGGCGGGCCGCTCGGTTACCCGGTGGCCGACGAGGTGCCCACCCCCGGCAAGGACGGTGTCGTGCAGGGCTTCGAGATCGGCGCCATGTACTACAGCCCCGCCCACGGCACGCACCGCGTGCAGGGGATGATCATGGGCAAGTACGCCGAGCTCGGGTATGAAGGCGGATGGCTCGGGTTCCCGAAGACGAGCGAGATCGCAGTCAAGGACGGTGGCCGGTTCAACGAGTTCGAGGGCGGCAACATCTACTGGAGCCCGTTGTCCGGCGCCTGGGCGATCGAGAATGGTCCGATCTTCGACGCCTGGAAGAGCGTCGGCTACGAAGCCGGCCGGATCGGCTTCCCGATCAGTGACAAATTCGTCATCCCCGGCGGTGTGCAGCAAAATTTCCAGACCGGCTACATCACCCTGATCGACGGTAAGGCCGAAGTGCACTGATGCGCGTAGGCAGCGGGCGGGACCGGTCCAGCGGACCGGGTTCCCGCCCGATCTGCGTCTGTACCCTGTCGAGAGACAACGACTTGGAAAACTAGGACGGAATTAGATGCCGCAGCATTTACGTATCAGCACCACCTTCGCACGAGCACTGGCGACCGGCGCGATCGCAGTTGCAGCAAGCGGATTGCTCGTCGGATGTGGCAGCGACGACTCCACGGCGACGTCCACACCGTCCGCGACCACCACCACGGCAGCGGCCACGTCCAGTGCTACCGAGAGTTCGGCGCCTGCTCCCAGCGGAAGTGCCACCTCGTCGGCGCCGGTGACGAGCCCC comes from Rhodococcus oxybenzonivorans and encodes:
- a CDS encoding alpha/beta hydrolase-fold protein; its protein translation is MRVGLLEAERQRVSAGVVRRRVLTTLAAVLVVPVAVGFTSAATASAAPVAVHADPVATQAPSGATIHHVDWLSDRRVALWVNSPSMGVPIQVQLLLARDWNSKPTEKFPSVWMLDGLRAQDNENGWTLETDAESFFADKNINVVLPVGGQSSFYSDWVAQDNGQNYQWETFLTKELPPILESDWRTTQTRGVVGLSMGGTSAMFLAARNQGFFDFAASLSGMLTTTALGMPQAVAYAMSDAGGFDANAMWGPPTSSAWEEHDPYLLADKLKGVSLYISSGSGTTGPYDQPSGIPGVSTNYAGMGLEILSRLTSQTFATKLNKLGIPAQVNYRPSGTHSWPYWQFELHQLWPQLAAAVGIEADKPVCGTGGSIAGVAAASPWIGDCLTPEYSLAGGTVQDFRFGRIFAKSDTGTHPVAGVIGGAYQAAGGPAGPLGYPTTPELGTPDGRGRFNHFEHGSIYWTPQTGAHAIRGAILAEWARQGWEGGPLGYPVADEVPTPGKDGVVQGFEIGAMYYSPAHGTHRVQGMIMGKYAELGYEGGWLGFPKTSEIAVKDGGRFNEFEGGNIYWSPLSGAWAIENGPIFDAWKSVGYEAGRIGFPISDKFVIPGGVQQNFQTGYITLIDGKAEVH